A window of Formosa sp. Hel1_31_208 contains these coding sequences:
- a CDS encoding NAD(P)H-dependent glycerol-3-phosphate dehydrogenase, with product MSQPIKYAVFGAGSWATAIVKMLSENLDQIGWYMRSVYTKEHILKEQHNPSYLSSVEFKTEQLKLSNDINEIAEWADVLIFAIPSAFMHSELEKLTIDISQKTIVSAVKGIMPQSGLLVGEHFHDIYNIPFENIAVIAGPCHAEEVALERLSYLTISCADAEKAQAIADVLSSDYIKTKISDDIIGTEYAVMLKNIYAIAAGIAHGLGYGDNFQSVLMSNAIREMKRFIKKMHKMKRNINNSAYLGDLLVTGYSTFSRNRMFGNMIGKGYTVKSAQMEMSMVAEGYYATKSAHELNLKNKKKTQLPIISAVYEILYENKNPKKVFKKLTDKLD from the coding sequence ATGAGTCAACCAATAAAATATGCAGTATTTGGTGCTGGAAGTTGGGCAACTGCCATTGTGAAAATGCTTTCTGAAAACTTAGATCAGATCGGTTGGTATATGCGAAGTGTTTATACCAAAGAGCATATCCTTAAAGAACAACACAATCCGAGCTATTTAAGCTCTGTTGAGTTTAAAACTGAACAACTCAAATTAAGTAATGATATTAATGAAATTGCTGAATGGGCTGATGTCTTGATTTTTGCAATTCCTTCCGCTTTTATGCATTCTGAATTAGAAAAACTAACTATAGATATTTCTCAAAAAACAATAGTCTCTGCCGTTAAAGGCATTATGCCACAATCTGGATTATTGGTTGGCGAGCATTTTCACGATATTTATAATATCCCATTTGAAAACATTGCTGTTATTGCAGGACCCTGCCATGCTGAAGAAGTGGCACTTGAACGTTTATCCTATTTAACCATTTCTTGTGCTGATGCCGAAAAAGCTCAAGCCATTGCAGATGTTTTATCAAGTGATTATATCAAAACTAAAATTAGTGATGATATTATAGGAACTGAATATGCCGTCATGCTTAAAAATATTTATGCTATTGCTGCTGGAATTGCTCACGGTTTGGGTTATGGAGATAATTTTCAAAGTGTACTCATGAGTAATGCCATTCGTGAAATGAAGCGTTTTATTAAAAAGATGCACAAGATGAAACGAAATATTAACAACTCTGCATATTTAGGCGATTTATTGGTTACTGGTTATTCAACATTTTCTCGTAATCGTATGTTTGGAAACATGATTGGAAAAGGCTACACGGTCAAATCTGCACAAATGGAAATGAGTATGGTTGCCGAAGGCTATTATGCTACAAAAAGTGCACACGAACTTAATCTCAAAAACAAAAAGAAAACACAATTGCCAATCATAAGCGCAGTTTATGAAATTTTGTACGAGAACAAAAATCCTAAAAAAGTATTTAAAAAACTAACCGATAAGTTAGATTAG